The Oryzias melastigma strain HK-1 linkage group LG20, ASM292280v2, whole genome shotgun sequence genome includes the window attaaagaccactgggaatgcttttacagaagtaaaaaaatgatcagagaaaTAGGCTTTAACCTGGTGCTAGAACTTATTgtaattggtcagtttaataaaagaaaGTGACTTCATATGTAATTTTCTGACTACGTGCAATCAGTGCAGAACTTTATTCTTGGCCGCACGGACCCAGAGGAAAGGTTATGCTTACGGTTAAAATGTGTTACCAACAACAACCTTTAGTCTGCTTGGACAGACTTAAAATAGGTGTGGGCAATGCAGAAATGTAGATATGTGCTTGGTCGTACGTAAAAACGTGCAAATAacagtagcctaaaaaaacatgtttatgtcggttatttattttcttttttcgttACATAAATGTTCATTAAGCAGTTTTACAATTAAAGTGATGCTAGGGTAAAAATGTGCATGTCAAACAAggtattttcacactttttgtttaaactccaagcctatttgtaaaatattttaaatttacaaatagAAATAGGGGGAGGGGATAAAAGTTCCAACAATAAGTCATGTGAATAGTTCATCTGTTTGGTTTTGCTgccatcatttgtttttaaaacgtgCTTTTCTCTATTGTGCCACACAGAGTAACAGCTATCCACCAATGTCTGACCCCTACATGTCCAGCTACTATGCTCCATCCATTGGTTTCCCGTATTCTCTGGGAGAGGCTGCTTGGTCCACGGCCGGAGACCCGCCTATGCCCTACCTAACTACCTATGGACAGATGAGTAATGGCGAGCCGCACTTTATCCCCGATGGCGTTTTTGGCCAACCAGGTGCCCTGGGAAACACCCCTCCTTTTCTTGGCCAACACGGCTTCAACTTCTTTCCTGGTAATGCTGACTTTTCTACCTGGGGCACCAGTGTTTCTCAGGGTCAATCGACACAAAGCTCAGTCTATAGTAGCAGCTATGGCTACGCCCCCAGCTCACTGAGTCGGGCCATCGCGGATGGACAAGCCGGCTTCGGGAGTGAAACCCAGCTCAGTAAGGTTCCCGTTCTGAACAGCATTGAGCAGGGCATGGCGGGCCTAAAACTGGGTACGGATATGATGGCAGCTGTCACCAAAACGGTGGGTTCCCCCTTAGGAGGCAATGCAGGTATGAGCAGCATGGCGGCCAATAACCTTCCCCCATCCGTCAGCTCGTCGGCACCCAAACCGGCCTCCTGGGCAGCTATTGCCAAGAAGCCAGCCAAACCCCAACCTAAAGTCAAACCTAAAGCCAACATAGGGATGGGGGGTGGTGCTGCTATCCCCCCTCCACCCATAAAGCACAATATGAACATTGGTACTTGGGAAGATAAGGGCTCACTCAACAAGCCCCCGTTAGCTCAGACTATGATGCCACCCCAACCTATGGTGCAGCAGCCGCTTCTGGCTCAGCCTCAAGCATTACTGCAGAACCCTTTGCCCCCTCAGCCCCCCCACCAGCCCCAGCATCAACACCAGCCCTTCCAGCTGCAGTCCCTCCAGTCTCCCCAACACCCCCAGCCTCTCCACGGCCCGCAGCACCTTCACCTCGCCTCCCAACCGGGCCCCCCTCCACCCCTCCATCAGCAACAACCCCAGCAGCCGGTTCCGCCCCCCAACCGCTGGGTGGCTCCCAGGAACCGAGGCGAGGGCTTCGGCATGGGTGTGGGGATTCCGCTGAGCGCCGCTCCGTGCTCAGGAGAAGTGCACCCCGTGCTGGAAAAGCTCCGCGCCCTCAACAACTACAACCCCAAAGACTTCGACTGGAACTTGAAACACGGACGAGTTTTCATCATCAAGAGTTACTCAGAAGATGACATACACCGCTCCATCAAGTATTCTATCTGGTGCAGCACAGAACACGGCAACAAGCGGCTGGATAGTGCTTACCGCTCGCTGGGCAACAAGGGACCCCTGTACCTTTTATTCAGCGTCAACGGCAGTGGGCATTTCTGCGGCGTGGCCGAGATGCGCTCACCGGTGGACTACAACGCCTACGCGGGCGTCTGGTCTCAGGACAAATGGAAGGGCAAGTTTGAGGTGAAGTGGGTTTTCATAAAAGACGTGCCCAACAACCAGCTGCGTCACATCCGTCTGGAGAATAATGACAACAAACCCGTGACCAACTCTAGGGACACTCAGGAAGTGCCTCTGGAGAAGGCCAAACAGGTGCTTAAAGTTATTGCAACTTTCAAGCACACCACCTCAATCTTTGATGACTTTGCACATTATGAGAAACGTCAAGAAGAGGAGGATGCTCTGAGGAAGGTGAGTTTCCTGTTATCGTGTTTTAGCCGCTCTGAGGTTTTTAGCATCAACAGTCTGCAGCGAGTGGAAGTTCCCTGAGGTCTGTCACCAGGTTGACGTGCAACTGTCGCTCAGGCGCAGGTTCAGGAGACCCCGGGCCCTCGCCCGCCAGTTTACGCCACGACGGTTGAAATATGTCTATAGGCTTTCCCGAAATAGCGCGCATTCCTGGCATTCCATGTTTCAGACAAAGACGGATGCTGGCTCTGATCTCCCTTTGAACACCCAGCTCCGCTGCTCTCCACTGGCTCCTCATGCTTTATTTGACTTTAACAACATAAGCCCTGGGTCCACAAACTGGCGACAGCATCCGTCTCACAGTTTGACTCCTAAAGAGGTTTTACTcctcaccaaaaaaagaaaaaaactacacaataaaaatgcaatattacATTTACCCTCACACAGTGCAAGACTCAAAGGGGAAATATGGTGCAGTAGTAATAACAGTGGCATgcaacaaatgtttaatttagcagTAAAAGCTCAGTGGGATTCTGCTGCTGTGAAGACACGCTTGCAAATGAGTTGAACCAGGTTTCGTTGTGCCGCTTCCATTCTTAGATTCCCCAGCATGTTAATTGGATCAAGAAAACCCACAAGAAcccacttttttctctttttttttctttttcctggcACTCCCACGCTGCTTCCCAGATTCTATATTGACTCCTGGCTGCTGACCTTCTTAATATGCGCCGTGTTACTTTCTCATAAATATTTCAAGTCAGTGTTTTCAAGCGTCTGGAAAACAacctgtcagtttaaagctggtTTCATCCCGCGCTGTGAATGCGGCGTGCTACGTTGCTTTCATCGTCTTGACCTCCTACATGACAGCATCGGCCCGGCTGAGGCCTCGCCTTACCTTCTCCTGACAAGGTTAATTGTTGTCTATTGTTCGGTCTGTCCTTCCTCGTCTTTGGACGGTGCTAAAGCAGAATGCCGTTCTATACAATAACATCTCTCAGGTTTGTAATAGAACGTAAAAATCGAAATGTATTTGTCAATTATGAACAGAATGGCTCATTTTTGTTCCTCTGTGTGCAGTCAGAAGGAAAGCAGGAATGATTATGTGGTTatgtaacagtttttttgtacCAGATAGTTAATTATTTGGGGGAGTAAGAAGTTGATGATTTGCAGGgcagaaaatacacattttcatcacatttttactaaaaatgaatCTAggtttcaagtttatttttcttatttttttgctttggaaTTCCATTTTCATGAGTATTTGACTGCTGCTGTTAAATGTAATTATACTCCGAGTAAGTCCTCCCTTCTTTCATATCTATGGCTGCAACGTTTAACTAGAGACTCACAGTAACCAGTCTGAAGCTTGTGTAAACAGAGCTGAGTATTTGGTTTGTGCATTCCTTGGGACCTCTAATTTTCTCTGCTTTCTTACTGAGGTTGCagctagtgctgggcgatatgacgatacgtATCGTGTGGGCGATTGACAAGTGTctattgtgccatttctctCCTATCGcttctatttgtttatttttattgctgtggataaatgtgttttcctactaagaaacttgaagctgttgtgcactttaaaaacattttttgtgacattttctccatttttttagaGATAAGCTGAAAATGTACTTCATTttggtatattgtgatatatattggTAATGTGATATAAAAGAATTTATATGGTGAGATACAAGTTTTCCCATATTGCCCAGGACTAGTTgcaataaagtatttttattttacacaataaCCAGAAAAATGCTCTTTACCTTAAGCATTGATTGGACAAACAGCTGGAAATCTGTTCAATGACATTTGGACTCTTTTTCTAAGGAGTCTTATGTGGAGTAGAGACAGGAAAAAGGGTTCATAAAGGGGGTTAAATAGGTTTTTGGTcccatttttgtaaatattcaaCCATTTCTTTTATCTGTGTTGACTGAGAGGTGTTAAGTTATTGCATTTTGGTGTCAtacctttaaatatttaacaaaatcagATGTTATTTTGCTTGGAAAAGGCTAAATTTAGCAAACTCCCGACGCAGAAGTCATGCTGgtaactaatttttttttttaatatacactTGCTATCATAAATTAGGTTTTATTGCCAGGCATCTAGGGGGTTGTAAGGAGTTTAAAGGCTTCAGTTTCGAAGCCTCCATCATTCCTGAGTGATTGTGGGAGGGTTGCAGAGCGAATTGTCCTGATGAGGGAAGTTGGTTGCCATGGGAGAAGTGTGCAAGGTTGTGGAGCTGGTATGTGTCCAAGCAGCCTCTGAATGAATGCAAAGACTCGAGGCTTTTGTTGTAACGCCTCACAGAAACGAGACGAGATGTTTGTACCTCATTTCTGCAGGGTTGGGCAGTTTTCTGTtgattattgacaaaaaaaagcatagtggaatgtttgtttttactaaaatactagttttatTGTGTAGAACTTAAGTGTTAtgttatggtaaaaaaaattaataagtgtaaggtttattttgatttaattattcataactaCTGCTAAaattatggaaattttattttcaaaagcaaaaaaatgagcagatttaatctaaaaatgtctttttttaaccttttttttaatccagttttGGGATCAGCCTccaatttttatatttgttgacaacattaaatatttttagggttgaaaatgttgatgtatttattatttccaCTGATTATCTctcaattttctcttttttccccatCAGGAACGCAGTAGAAATAAACAGTAACCTTCAAGCAAGCCCTCTGCTGGAACTGCAACACTAATGATGTTAAATCAAACCTGCCTAACCACAAGGAGGAAAGGCTCTCCCAATCTTTCCGCTGAAGAAGACAATGTATCCAAACACTTGAACGTGACAAGAGGTGAACTCATCTGTATCCATTGACTGGTGCATCGAACCCTTTTGTTTCCGCTTCACAAGAAAAGAAGTGTAACGTTCTTTGACACTCAGTCTCTCAAGCACTTTCAGTCCCTCGAAACAGCCTCTGCCAGTATCCTTAACGCTGTaattctgttctttgattttgttttgtgagCTACTAACGAATTAACCAGAGTAGTCAGAAAATTCCACCAcgcttcttgttttctttttgtttttaaagcctcGATCGTTTGAGATATCACTGAGCTTCATCAGTCCCTgaagagaattaaaaaattattcTTGTACTTGAATCTGTATTCAGCCGCCTGATCAATTGAGACGGAGGCTGCGGATGATTGACAGGTGGAATAAATAATTGGGTGAACGGCCACAATCATACCAATCGTATTAGccttcttctgtttctttctgCATCTCTTTCTGTGTATCAAAAGGTTAGTAACGTGGCGGCCTGCTGACAGCAGGCTAGAgctaatcttttatttttttgtctttttttgttgaaattctgTCATTCTGAAGTGCATTTGTTTGAGGAGAAACCTGCTGCTCTGGTAGAACCATCACCTCTTTACTGCTGATGTCTTTACTTCAGGCtcagtcagatttttttgtcctcaacaacaaagctgtttttgtgGAGAACCTCCACCTGACGGACTCGAGGTTCTTCCCTGAAAGGCTTCAATCAGCTGCACAGACGCAtcagttttctcctctttaaaaGTCACTAGCTAAATAAAGCTTATGTTTAGTGCAAACATGTGCGTTTGtggtttttattcacttttcttATGCACACATTCCAATTAAGCCTTTATTTAAACCCATTTCAGTGgtagattttacattttcacttttcaaacagttttaagTTTAGCATTTCTAGCCTTAATCatttgttttcaattatttgtttataaaacgTAATCAAGCTTGATTGTTAAATTAGCTGCATTTGagataatcatttttttattgcgtCTCGGTTGGTAAAACggcacaaatttgtttttttaattttagactcATCAACTAACTGACCTTTTAAATGGTccaatttttgccttttttttcttaaatataaatttgGCTTAAACCTGAGCATGCTAGCCTGAAGAGGAGGCTGGTACATTTGTTGGCAGCACGCTCTGGTTGCCGTGGAAACGGTTAAATAAAGAGACTGTGCTCCTTGAGTCTGTTGGATTGCTGGTGCGGGCAGGTCGCGGTGAATGTTGACTTGGATCGACTCACCTCTTAAATAAAACGGCTAAACTGCatgaaatagataaaaaatactgATGATCTTCATTAAATAAAGACACAACGAGTTCCTAAACTATTTTGGATTATTTGGTGCTGCAGAAATTcctgaattatttaatttagagaAGAATGTATCTGTTTATTAGTGCATTTACCTTTAAATAGTTGAGCTTTAGGTGCATTTCCTTCTCCTCCTATGCCGTGTCTAAGCTTAACGAGTCAGAAGTCAGAGTCTGATCTGATGAATCCTCTTTCAGCTCCTCAAACATACTCCCCTGTGCTAAAATGGAAATAGGGGGTTAAATCCCTATAAACAGCACAACCAGTAGGAGCCATGTTGGTGCAGGAGTAAAATTTAATTCAGAAACACTAGAAGAACAAGCTAATTGGTTTTAAGCTGCAAGAATCAAGCTGTGATGATATTTCATTAGTGAACTTGTTatgatgttttattcaaatcaacACCTGtccaagtatttttattttaaatacattcaagTCTCCTGCTAATGTACGAATGTTGGCCTGgtaacttttgaatttacctgcCGGTAAAGAAATGCATATTACTTTAAATGcacttgaattttatttaatttatttagaaccacaagagggatttttttttctctgagagaAACCAGATAACTGTGTGGAGGAAGGCAGTAGAGACTTGTTTTAGTGTGATCCTGATCAAAAATAACCTCAGTGTTCTGCATGGTGGTACTAGAAGCCAAGATGATGCCATCTGGAGTAACTTCATGGTTCGacagtgtgtgtctgtgccGATTTGGGTGAATAATTAACTAAAAAGCATCGACatcaaaagaaatgtaaaattcaaCACGATAATACTTAGATTTTTCAATCCAGCATTTCTGAATTTGACTAATACattcaaatatttgatttaatgcTTAACTTTTATGGTAATAGGAGGTGGAAATAGGTATTttgcaatgaaaataaaagcaaacttgATCCATGTGTGTTGGAAAATCGTTGGAAtagtcaaatatttatttttctttaaagttaaaggAGAATGACAatataaaaagagctgaatttAATTAGATTCCGACTGGAAACTGCTGTcaatctcttaaaaaaatgtttaaattctaatcatattttaaatatgtttgatggattcatcaaattattttttcttttagtgctgccatatgaacaaattcaacttAAACAAGCGCTCCTTGCACAGTctgtccactagagggcgccaTCACATCACCATGCTGTAAAGCCTCTGCAGCTCTCAAACAAATCTTGTAAAAAGGAAAGCTCTCCTTCTTCTTCTAAAGCCCTCCAACTCCTACAGACACAATTATACCAGGATGAGAAGCACTTGTTGTACTTCcacagtttctttcttttttgtcggCAATTAATGCCAGCTAACCAAGCTGTGTGCAGAGGAAGATGAAGGATGTAAGCAGTGAGTGAGAGGAATTCTCCTTTATGTGCGTCAAGAAGGGAATGAAGAGCTGTAATTATAATATTGTAGGCTTTGGATTAAAACTCGTCTCCTTTGTGTGTTAATTTGCATCCGTCAGGTTTTCACAGGCAGCCTTTGAAAATACCACACTCTCCCTGCTTCCATTTGTGTGGAAGTTAAACAGGAAACGTGCTATTTATTTGCCTCTCAGTGCCCTCTCGATTGTGCTGCAAAGATGCACAAACGTGCAAAACACTGATTTAATTAAAGACCCGGCTGTGACATAGATTTGGCCTTGTGcatttatttaagagacaaaaacaagGGTTGTCTTCATAAATTGTGCACCCTGCCTGCTCACCTTCTTTCATCCAGGTCCCCAGGCTTGTTCTATTTTGCCACTTAAGAATCAGACTAACAACTTTAACACCACCATGAGGTTAATTTGCTCTGGTCAAATCTGTTCCAAGAGACTgcagagaaaactttttttctttttcctataCCCCAAACCGTCAAAATGTCCTTCTGGAGGGAGAATCTGTGA containing:
- the ythdf3 gene encoding YTH domain-containing family protein 3 isoform X2, which gives rise to MRPKGQGNKVQNGSMHQKDGVNDDDFEPYLGGPTNQSNSYPPMSDPYMSSYYAPSIGFPYSLGEAAWSTAGDPPMPYLTTYGQMSNGEPHFIPDGVFGQPGALGNTPPFLGQHGFNFFPGNADFSTWGTSVSQGQSTQSSVYSSSYGYAPSSLSRAIADGQAGFGSETQLSKVPVLNSIEQGMAGLKLGTDMMAAVTKTVGSPLGGNAGMSSMAANNLPPSVSSSAPKPASWAAIAKKPAKPQPKVKPKANIGMGGGAAIPPPPIKHNMNIGTWEDKGSLNKPPLAQTMMPPQPMVQQPLLAQPQALLQNPLPPQPPHQPQHQHQPFQLQSLQSPQHPQPLHGPQHLHLASQPGPPPPLHQQQPQQPVPPPNRWVAPRNRGEGFGMGVGIPLSAAPCSGEVHPVLEKLRALNNYNPKDFDWNLKHGRVFIIKSYSEDDIHRSIKYSIWCSTEHGNKRLDSAYRSLGNKGPLYLLFSVNGSGHFCGVAEMRSPVDYNAYAGVWSQDKWKGKFEVKWVFIKDVPNNQLRHIRLENNDNKPVTNSRDTQEVPLEKAKQVLKVIATFKHTTSIFDDFAHYEKRQEEEDALRKERSRNKQ
- the ythdf3 gene encoding YTH domain-containing family protein 3 isoform X1 gives rise to the protein MSATTVDQRPKGQGNKVQNGSMHQKDGVNDDDFEPYLGGPTNQSNSYPPMSDPYMSSYYAPSIGFPYSLGEAAWSTAGDPPMPYLTTYGQMSNGEPHFIPDGVFGQPGALGNTPPFLGQHGFNFFPGNADFSTWGTSVSQGQSTQSSVYSSSYGYAPSSLSRAIADGQAGFGSETQLSKVPVLNSIEQGMAGLKLGTDMMAAVTKTVGSPLGGNAGMSSMAANNLPPSVSSSAPKPASWAAIAKKPAKPQPKVKPKANIGMGGGAAIPPPPIKHNMNIGTWEDKGSLNKPPLAQTMMPPQPMVQQPLLAQPQALLQNPLPPQPPHQPQHQHQPFQLQSLQSPQHPQPLHGPQHLHLASQPGPPPPLHQQQPQQPVPPPNRWVAPRNRGEGFGMGVGIPLSAAPCSGEVHPVLEKLRALNNYNPKDFDWNLKHGRVFIIKSYSEDDIHRSIKYSIWCSTEHGNKRLDSAYRSLGNKGPLYLLFSVNGSGHFCGVAEMRSPVDYNAYAGVWSQDKWKGKFEVKWVFIKDVPNNQLRHIRLENNDNKPVTNSRDTQEVPLEKAKQVLKVIATFKHTTSIFDDFAHYEKRQEEEDALRKERSRNKQ